A single Brassica rapa cultivar Chiifu-401-42 chromosome A04, CAAS_Brap_v3.01, whole genome shotgun sequence DNA region contains:
- the LOC103865145 gene encoding delta-9 acyl-lipid desaturase 2, whose translation MSVTTTVEENHRKDPSSPEKEAEKRKQRWAFWGRKWRRLDYFKLTASLFVHSMAILAPFYFSWSALWVTFLFYTIGGLGITVSYHRNLAHRSFKVPKWLEYLLAYCALLAIQGDPIDWVSTHRYHHQFTDSERDPHSPKEGFWFSHLLWIYDSAYLVTKCGRRTNVDDLKRQWFYRFLQKTVLFHILGLGIILFYLGGMSFVTWGMGVGAALEVHVTCLINSLCHVWGTRTWKTNDTSRNVWWLSVFSFGESWHNNHHAFESSARQGLEWWQIDISWYIVRFLEIIGLAYDVKLPTESQRRRMAIVR comes from the exons ATGTCGGTGACAACTACGGTGGAGGAGAACCATCGGAAAGATCCTTCATCACCGGAGAAAGAGGCGGAGAAGAGGAAGCAGAGATGGGCGTTTTGGGGGAGAAAGTGGAGGAGATTAGATTATTTCAAACTCACGGCTTCATTGTTTGTGCATTCGATGGCTATCTTGGCTCCGTTCTATTTCAGCTGGTCAGCACTTTGGGTTACCTTTTTGTTTTATACGATTGGTGGTCTCGGTATTACGGTGTCGTATCACCGGAACTTGGCTCACCGGAGTTTCAAAGTCCCTAAATGGCTCGAGTATCTCTTGGCCTATTGTGCCCTTCTCGCCATTCAG ggAGATCCGATTGATTGGGTGAGCACTCATCGATATCATCACCAATTCACGGATTCAGAACGAGATCCACATAGCCCTAAGGAAGGCTTTTGGTTTAGTCATCTCCTATGGATTTATGATTCCGCATATCTCGTTACAAag TGTGGAAGAAGAACAAACGTGGACGATTTGAAGAGGCAATGGTTCTATAGGTTTCTTCAAAAGACAGTGCTGTTTCACATTCTAGGACTTGGTATCATTCTCTTCTACCTCGGTGGCATGTCCTTCGTTACTTGGGGAATG GGGGTAGGAGCAGCGCTGGAGGTGCACGTGACTTGTCTCATAAACTCACTATGCCATGTCTGGGGCACTCGAACTTGGAAGACAAATGACACTTCTCGTAATGTTTG GTGGCTATCGGTATTTTCATTTGGAGAAAGTTGGCACAACAATCACCATGCTTTCGAGTCGTCGGCTAGACAAGGACTTGAATGGTGGCAAATCGACATTTCCTGGTACATTGTCCGGTTTCTTGAGATTATCGGTTTAGCATATGACGTGAAACTGCCAACGGAATCTCAGCGACGTCGTATGGCTATTGTTCGTTGA